The following is a genomic window from Deltaproteobacteria bacterium.
TTTTGATTGTCTCCTCGAGGTTCTGGTTGGTCGCCGCAATGATTCGGACATCCACCGGAACGGCTTTGGCATCCCCCACCCGCTGGATTTTTTTGTCCTGAAGAACGCGCAAAAGCTTGGCCTGCAGGCCCATCGGCATGTCGCCGATCTCGTCCAAAAAAAGGGTACCGCGATCGGCCTGTTCAAAATATCCCATCGCATCGGCGACGGCGCCGGTAAACGCACCCTTTTTGTGTCCAAACAATTCACTCTCCAGCAGATCGCGGGGAATGGCCGAGCAGTTTACCGCCACAAAGGGATTGGCGGCGCGGTTTCCCTGTTCGTGAATCGCCCGCGCCACCAGCTCCTTGCCGGTGCCGGACTCTCCATGGATAAGAACCGTCACCTCCTGGTTGGCCACCTTTCCGATGATCTTGAAAATCCCCTGTATCCCTTTCGTTTTTCCGATAATCTGTGTCGTCACCGGACGGCGGTTCACCGCGCCCCGTTTGAGCTGTTCGTTTTCCTTCTGGAGACGCCGCGTCTCAAGCGCGCGGTCGATAAGCATAGCCAGCTCCTCCAGATCGAACGGTTTTGTCAGATAATCGTAGGCCCCCCGCTTCATCGCCTCGACGGCGTTCTCCATTGTGTCCTGCGCCGTCATCATGAAAATAATCGGATGGGAAGGAAACTGATCCTGATGCGTCAGAATATCCAACCCGCTCATATCGGGCATCCGGATATCCAAAAGGGCGAGATCGAGCGGAGAATTTTTCAAAAACTCCAGCGCCTCCCCCCCCGTTTTGGC
Proteins encoded in this region:
- a CDS encoding sigma-54-dependent Fis family transcriptional regulator, encoding MTRILIADDEASIRTILTRAMEKKGCEVVRAKTGGEALEFLKNSPLDLALLDIRMPDMSGLDILTHQDQFPSHPIIFMMTAQDTMENAVEAMKRGAYDYLTKPFDLEELAMLIDRALETRRLQKENEQLKRGAVNRRPVTTQIIGKTKGIQGIFKIIGKVANQEVTVLIHGESGTGKELVARAIHEQGNRAANPFVAVNCSAIPRDLLESELFGHKKGAFTGAVADAMGYFEQADRGTLFLDEIGDMPMGLQAKLLRVLQDKKIQRVGDAKAVPVDVRIIAATNQNLEETIKKGQFREDLYFRLNVVPVSLPPLRERKSDIPLLADFFLEEAAREFKSPLKRIAQAALQFLEKQSWPGNVRELENLIKRVFVLSQGDCLSLDDFELMTRSSPLLAPRYSDDDGSLEEAIRRSLPARFEQMAREGNKNFHRHFIPCVERPLIELALKKTNGNQIRAATLLGINRNTLRKKIHELKIDVHLSVKNHGS